From a single Prionailurus bengalensis isolate Pbe53 chromosome A1, Fcat_Pben_1.1_paternal_pri, whole genome shotgun sequence genomic region:
- the PTGER4 gene encoding prostaglandin E2 receptor EP4 subtype, whose protein sequence is MSTPGVNASASSTPDRPNSPVTIPAVMFIFGVVGNLVAIVVLCKSRKEQKETTFYTLVCGLAVTDLLGTLLVSPVTIATYMKGQWPGGEALCEYSTFILLFFGLSGLSIICAMSIERYLAINHAYFYSHYVDKRLAGLTLVAVYASNVLFCALPNMGLGSSRLQYPDTWCFIDWTTNVTAHAAFSYMYAGFSSFLILATVLCNVLVCGALLRMHRQFMRRTSLGTEQHHAAGPLAVPWAPCRGNPAAASPALPRLSDFRRRRSFRRIAGAEIQMVILLIATSLVVLICSIPLVVRVFINQLYQPRLVPEISKNPDLQAIRIAAVNPILDPWIYILLRKTVLSKAIEKIKCLFCRIGGSRRDRSGQHCSDSRRTSSAMSAHSRSFLSRELKEISSTSQTLLYMPDLSENGLGGRNLLPGVPGMGLAQIDTTSLRTLRISETSDSSQGQDSESVLLVDEVSGSSRSGPAPKGNSLQVTFPNETLNLSEKCI, encoded by the exons ATGTCCACCCCTGGGGTCAATGCGTCCGCCTCCTCTACCCCCGACCGTCCCAACAGCCCGGTGACCATCCCGGCGGTGATGTTCATCTTCGGGGTGGTGGGCAACCTGGTGGCCATTGTGGTGCTGTGCAAGTCGCGCAAGGAGCAGAAGGAGACGACCTTTTATACGTTGGTTTGCGGACTGGCCGTCACCGACCTGCTGGGCACGTTGCTGGTAAGCCCGGTGACCATCGCCACATACATGAAGGGCCAGTGGCCCGGAGGCGAAGCGCTCTGCGAGTACAGCACCTTCATCCTGCTCTTCTTCGGCCTGTCGGGCCTCAGCATCATCTGTGCCATGAGTATCGAGCGCTACCTGGCCATCAACCACGCCTACTTCTACAGCCACTACGTGGACAAGCGGCTGGCGGGCCTGACGCTTGTCGCGGTCTATGCGTCCAACGTGCTCTTCTGCGCGCTGCCCAACATGGGCCTGGGCAGCTCGCGGCTGCAGTACCCGGACACCTGGTGTTTCATCGACTGGACCACCAACGTGACGGCGCACGCCGCCTTCTCCTACATGTACGCGGGCTTCAGCTCCTTCCTCATTCTCGCCACGGTGCTCTGCAACGTGCTCGTGTGCGGCGCGCTGCTCCGCATGCACCGCCAGTTCATGCGCCGCACCTCGCTGGGCACCGAGCAGCACCACGCGGCGGGTCCCTTGGCCGTGCCCTGGGCCCCCTGCCGGGGCAACCCGGCCGCCGCCTCCCCCGCCCTGCCGCGCCTCAGCGACTTTCGCCGCCGCCGGAGTTTCCGCCGCATCGCGGGTGCCGAGATCCAGATGGTCATCTTACTCATCGCCACCTCCCTGGTGGTGCTCATCTGCTCCATCCCTCTCGTG GTACGGGTGTTCATCAACCAGTTATATCAGCCACGTTTGGTGCCAGAAATCAGCAAAAACCCAGATTTGCAGGCCATCCGAATTGCTGCTGTGAACCCCATCCTGGACCCCTGGATATATATCCTTCTGCGGAAGACCGTGCTCAGCAAAGCAATCGAGAAGATTAAATGCCTCTTCTGCCGCATCGGCGGGTCCCGCAGAGACCGTTCCGGACAGCACTGCTCAGACAGCAGAAGGACATCTTCCGCCATGTCTGCTCACTCGCGCTCCTTCCTCTCGCGAGAGCTGAAGGAGATCAGCAGCACATCTCAGACCCTCCTTTACATGCCCGACCTCAGTGAAAACGGTCTCGGAGGCAGGAATCTGCTTCCGGGTGTACCCGGCATGGGCCTGGCCCAAATAGACACCACCTCACTGAGGACTTTGCGAATATCGGAGACTTCGGACTCCTCCCAGGGGCAGGATTCAGAGAGTGTTTTACTGGTGGACGAGGTCAGTGGGAGTAGCAGGTCTGGCCCTGCCCCAAAGGGGAACTCTCTGCAAGTCACATTTCCCAATGAAACGCTGAACTTatcagaaaaatgtatatag